A single window of Pseudomonas lutea DNA harbors:
- a CDS encoding EAL domain-containing protein translates to MPAPGIARVVEGGIPTGESSLDGLLRAARQTAPGLSWGAYRAGQQMHLLGQGTPTTPWPALIPREDFDGYCRRHQLQRWVTGHGESALGWLLTPEADSDNEFFAELASRLGLRLQTDALARAQATQRVLYEITYLASSTRDRSAFLQGVHRQLSTLIDAENFYLALYESHSGKITYPYYIDITDVDALEAETYEFLDPHRLSMTGYVLTTEQPLFVDGAAIERAQSLDRFHCVGHRPEFWMGAPLKNASDDVFGMLAMQVYDVARVYSVEDQELFLVVARHVAMALDRILHRAQLEETVARRTLELSRLNDALRNEVADRERAEHLQSALFQITELSSQPGDMADLFKSLHGIVGELLFALNFYIALFDDATGEVTFPYYVDERLTRRPDPRRGERGFTEYVIRQRRPCLIDSDEARWLESIGEITLQNEVNRSSSWLGIPLFDGEVVRGVLAVQSYTSHVSYSLRDQELLTFVSRHIDTALSRRSAAEAIHTANLRLEARVQDRTRELDYANAKLQHENAHDALTGLPNRSHLQQRLKEAWQDFCAQGSDLAVMFIDLDRFKMVNDSLGHHSGDQLLIQAADRLRQCMRDSDLLARLGGDEFAVLAYAAPPDVTVAIAERILLAFDVPFYIDGHAVFSSCSIGVVGADLQFHSEPADLLRDADTAMYRVKHAGRDSYAVFNQEVRREVSDQMDQETALRNALKRTDELLPYFQPIIDVASGRILALEALIRWRQADGRIIAPGQFLPALEGLRLIGRLDFYMLQQVVAILAHPDHAHWPTVHVNCSSYSITRPEFSSEVLGLLSEHGVAPSRICLELTEGALVAEPELARQAMKHLADNGVSVVLDDFGAGFSSLSYVHQYHFSGLKIDKSFTLELTTSSRSRAIVRAIVRMAESLGLTVVAEGVEDAATLQLLREMGAGQAQGYYFSMPVPQDRLDLSTLL, encoded by the coding sequence ATGCCTGCGCCCGGCATCGCGCGCGTGGTGGAGGGCGGAATTCCAACAGGCGAAAGTTCGCTTGACGGGCTGCTTCGGGCGGCGCGCCAGACGGCGCCCGGACTCAGCTGGGGCGCTTACCGCGCCGGTCAGCAAATGCACCTGCTGGGGCAGGGCACCCCGACCACCCCATGGCCCGCCCTGATTCCGCGTGAGGATTTCGACGGTTACTGCCGCAGGCACCAGTTGCAGCGTTGGGTCACCGGTCATGGCGAGTCGGCGCTGGGCTGGTTACTGACGCCCGAGGCGGATTCGGATAACGAATTTTTCGCCGAGCTGGCCAGCCGTCTTGGCCTGCGCCTGCAGACCGATGCCCTGGCGCGGGCGCAGGCCACTCAGCGCGTGCTGTATGAAATCACCTACCTGGCCAGTTCGACCCGCGACCGCTCGGCATTTTTGCAGGGTGTTCACCGGCAGCTCTCGACCCTGATCGACGCCGAAAACTTCTACCTGGCGCTGTACGAAAGCCACAGCGGCAAGATTACTTATCCGTATTACATCGACATCACCGACGTCGACGCGCTGGAAGCCGAGACCTACGAGTTTCTCGATCCCCATAGGTTGTCCATGACCGGCTATGTGCTGACCACCGAGCAGCCGCTGTTCGTCGACGGTGCAGCCATCGAGCGGGCGCAGAGCCTGGACCGTTTTCACTGTGTGGGGCATCGCCCGGAATTCTGGATGGGCGCCCCGCTGAAAAACGCCTCCGACGACGTCTTTGGCATGCTGGCGATGCAGGTCTACGACGTCGCCCGGGTGTACAGCGTTGAAGACCAGGAGCTGTTTCTGGTGGTGGCTCGCCATGTCGCGATGGCGTTGGACCGCATTCTTCATCGCGCGCAACTGGAAGAGACCGTTGCCCGCCGCACCCTTGAACTGTCCCGCCTCAACGACGCCCTGCGCAACGAAGTCGCCGATCGCGAGCGCGCCGAGCACCTGCAAAGTGCGCTGTTTCAGATCACCGAGCTGTCCAGTCAGCCCGGCGACATGGCCGATTTGTTCAAAAGCCTGCACGGCATCGTCGGCGAGCTGCTGTTCGCGCTCAACTTTTACATCGCGCTGTTCGACGACGCCACCGGCGAGGTGACCTTCCCCTATTACGTGGACGAGCGGCTGACCCGTCGACCTGACCCGCGCCGTGGCGAGCGTGGCTTTACCGAGTACGTGATCCGCCAGCGTCGGCCTTGCCTGATCGACAGCGACGAGGCCCGCTGGCTGGAGAGCATCGGCGAAATCACCTTGCAGAATGAGGTCAATCGTTCAAGCTCCTGGCTGGGCATCCCGTTGTTCGACGGCGAGGTGGTGCGCGGCGTGCTGGCGGTGCAGAGCTATACGTCCCACGTCAGTTATTCGCTGCGCGATCAGGAATTGCTGACCTTTGTGTCGCGCCATATCGACACCGCATTGTCAAGGCGCAGCGCCGCCGAAGCCATTCACACCGCCAACCTGCGGCTGGAAGCGCGCGTGCAGGACCGCACCCGGGAGCTGGACTACGCCAACGCCAAGTTGCAGCACGAAAACGCCCACGATGCGCTGACCGGGCTGCCCAACCGCAGCCATCTGCAGCAACGGCTCAAGGAAGCCTGGCAGGACTTCTGCGCACAAGGTTCAGACCTGGCGGTGATGTTCATCGACCTCGACCGTTTCAAGATGGTCAACGACAGCCTCGGCCATCACTCGGGAGACCAATTGCTGATCCAGGCCGCCGACCGTCTGCGCCAGTGCATGCGCGACAGCGATCTGTTGGCCAGACTGGGCGGTGATGAGTTCGCAGTGCTGGCCTACGCCGCGCCGCCCGACGTCACCGTGGCGATTGCCGAACGCATCCTGCTGGCCTTCGATGTGCCGTTCTACATCGACGGCCATGCCGTGTTTTCCTCTTGCAGCATCGGCGTGGTCGGCGCCGATCTGCAGTTTCACAGCGAGCCGGCTGACCTGCTGCGTGACGCCGACACCGCCATGTACCGGGTCAAACACGCCGGGCGCGACAGCTACGCAGTGTTCAACCAGGAAGTGCGCCGTGAAGTCTCCGACCAGATGGACCAGGAGACGGCCCTGCGCAATGCACTCAAGCGCACCGACGAGCTGCTGCCGTACTTCCAGCCGATCATCGATGTGGCCAGCGGACGCATTCTGGCGCTGGAGGCGCTGATTCGCTGGCGGCAGGCGGACGGCCGGATCATCGCGCCGGGCCAGTTTCTCCCGGCACTGGAAGGGCTCCGGCTGATCGGCCGCCTGGACTTCTACATGCTGCAGCAGGTGGTGGCGATACTCGCCCACCCGGATCACGCGCACTGGCCGACCGTTCACGTCAACTGCTCCAGTTACAGCATCACCCGGCCCGAGTTCTCCAGCGAGGTGCTCGGCCTGCTCAGCGAGCATGGCGTGGCGCCGTCGCGCATTTGTCTGGAGCTCACCGAAGGCGCGCTGGTGGCCGAGCCGGAACTGGCACGCCAAGCCATGAAGCACCTGGCCGACAACGGCGTATCGGTGGTGCTGGATGATTTCGGCGCGGGTTTTTCTTCACTCAGCTACGTGCATCAGTACCATTTCAGCGGATTGAAAATCGACAAGTCGTTCACCCTGGAACTCACCACCAGTTCGCGCAGCCGGGCCATCGTCCGCGCGATCGTGCGCATGGCCGAGTCCCTCGGCCTGACCGTAGTGGCCGAGGGCGTGGAAGATGCCGCGACCTTGCAGCTGCTGCGCGAGATGGGCGCAGGTCAGGCCCAGGGCTACTACTTTTCGATGCCGGTTCCCCAGGACAGGCTGGACCTCAGCACGCTGTTGTAG
- a CDS encoding NAD(P)-dependent alcohol dehydrogenase, producing MIKTYSYAAQKATDKLAPFQIERRDPGADDVQIDILFCGVCHSDLHTARNEWNNTLYPSVPGHEIVGKVTAVGANVTHFKVGDLAGVGCMVDSCQHCASCAEGEEQYCENGFTGTYNGPVFGGENTFGGYSDKIVVNEKFVLKISHTDNLAAVAPLLCAGITTYSPLHHWKVGPGKKVGVVGLGGLGHMAVKIAHAMGAHVVLFTTSPNKREDGLRLGADEVIVSKNADEMATQTNQLDFILNTVAAPHNLDAFLNLLKRDGTMTLVGAPDQPHPSPTVFNLIFKRRSLAGSLIGGIQETQEMLDFCAKHGIVSDIEMIHMKDINEAYERMLKGDVKYRFVIDMATLKEQASAA from the coding sequence ATGATCAAGACTTACAGCTACGCCGCGCAAAAAGCTACGGACAAACTGGCACCCTTTCAGATTGAGCGCCGTGACCCTGGCGCCGATGACGTGCAGATCGACATTCTGTTCTGCGGCGTCTGCCACTCGGACCTTCACACCGCGCGCAACGAATGGAACAACACGCTTTACCCGTCAGTGCCTGGCCACGAAATCGTCGGCAAGGTGACGGCAGTCGGCGCCAATGTCACCCACTTCAAGGTCGGCGACCTCGCCGGCGTGGGTTGCATGGTCGACAGCTGCCAGCACTGCGCCTCCTGCGCAGAAGGCGAAGAGCAATATTGCGAGAACGGCTTCACCGGCACTTACAACGGCCCGGTCTTTGGTGGCGAAAACACCTTCGGTGGCTACTCCGACAAGATCGTGGTGAATGAGAAATTCGTCCTGAAGATTTCCCACACCGACAATCTGGCGGCCGTCGCCCCCTTGTTGTGCGCCGGGATCACCACCTATTCGCCGCTGCACCACTGGAAAGTCGGTCCCGGCAAAAAGGTCGGCGTCGTCGGCCTGGGCGGGCTGGGTCACATGGCAGTCAAAATCGCTCACGCGATGGGCGCGCACGTAGTGCTGTTTACCACCTCGCCGAACAAGCGTGAAGACGGCCTGCGTCTGGGTGCGGATGAAGTCATCGTCTCGAAAAACGCCGATGAGATGGCCACGCAGACCAACCAGCTCGACTTCATCCTTAATACCGTTGCCGCGCCTCACAACCTTGACGCGTTTCTGAACCTGCTCAAGCGCGACGGCACCATGACTCTGGTCGGTGCGCCGGATCAACCGCACCCCTCGCCCACCGTGTTCAACCTGATTTTCAAGCGTCGCAGCCTAGCGGGCTCGCTGATTGGCGGCATCCAGGAAACCCAGGAAATGCTCGACTTCTGCGCTAAGCACGGCATCGTTTCAGACATCGAGATGATCCACATGAAGGACATCAACGAAGCCTACGAGCGCATGCTCAAAGGTGACGTGAAGTACCGTTTCGTCATCGACATGGCGACTTTGAAAGAGCAAGCGTCCGCCGCCTGA
- a CDS encoding (2Fe-2S)-binding protein: MTDQPDRPDKEQASCDLKAFTVPSRRNFLKSIGVSSLAAATAPIWTQALEAQAAVADDLDPPRADERRMTLKVNGQAHTLNLPANAALLDVLRDRLQLTGTKKGCDHGQCGACTVHVNGVAINSCLSLAAMHEGDDITTIEGLARNGKLHPVQEAFWEHDAYQCGYCTSGQIMSAAALLQDKNIGTDDHSVREAMSGNICRCGAYKNILAAIQSARIKVQEVS; the protein is encoded by the coding sequence ATGACCGATCAGCCTGATCGCCCCGATAAAGAACAAGCGTCTTGTGACCTCAAGGCGTTCACCGTGCCCTCACGCCGCAATTTTCTGAAATCCATCGGCGTCTCCAGCCTCGCGGCCGCAACCGCGCCGATCTGGACCCAGGCGCTGGAGGCCCAGGCCGCTGTCGCCGATGACCTCGACCCGCCGAGGGCCGACGAAAGGCGCATGACCCTGAAGGTCAACGGCCAGGCGCACACCTTGAACCTCCCAGCCAATGCAGCGCTGCTCGACGTGCTACGCGACCGATTGCAGCTCACCGGCACCAAGAAAGGCTGCGACCATGGCCAGTGCGGCGCCTGCACCGTGCACGTCAATGGGGTAGCGATCAACTCGTGTCTCTCGCTTGCCGCGATGCACGAAGGCGACGACATCACCACCATCGAAGGCCTGGCGCGCAACGGCAAACTGCACCCGGTGCAAGAAGCGTTCTGGGAGCACGATGCTTACCAGTGCGGCTATTGCACCTCCGGGCAGATCATGAGCGCGGCGGCGCTGCTGCAGGACAAAAACATCGGCACCGACGATCACAGCGTGCGCGAAGCCATGAGCGGAAATATCTGCCGTTGCGGCGCTTACAAGAACATCCTCGCGGCGATCCAGTCGGCGCGGATCAAAGTGCAGGAGGTGAGCTGA
- a CDS encoding FAD binding domain-containing protein — protein MRAFDYVRANSVEQAVATHAKSQTAFFLAGGTTLLDLVKLDIMPADQVIDVNHLSLKQIEVQKDGSVRIGALVSNTELAHHPYIVEHYAVLSQALLSGATTQLRNKATTAGNVMQRVRCNYFRDGYSPCNKREPGSGCAAIDGHNRSVHAVLGTSDQCIATHPSDMCVAMVAIGATVEVQGPKGNRSIDFADFHLLPGATPWKEHALLDDELITHVVLDKPLAGSQSAYLKLRDRASYQFALASSAIIVVMEGTTVRDARVALGGVGTKPWRSVEAEQALKGQPLTPQTLDKVAAIALKGAKAYRHNAYKIALGQQAIVRNLSTLTA, from the coding sequence ATGAGAGCCTTTGATTACGTGCGCGCCAACAGCGTCGAACAAGCTGTGGCGACCCACGCGAAAAGCCAGACCGCGTTCTTTCTGGCGGGCGGCACTACGCTGCTGGATCTGGTCAAGCTCGACATCATGCCGGCCGATCAGGTCATCGACGTCAACCACCTCTCGCTCAAGCAGATCGAGGTGCAAAAGGACGGCAGCGTGCGCATCGGTGCACTGGTGAGCAATACCGAGCTGGCCCATCACCCGTACATCGTCGAGCACTACGCGGTGCTGTCCCAGGCGCTGCTGTCGGGTGCGACCACCCAGCTGCGCAACAAGGCGACGACGGCCGGCAATGTCATGCAGCGGGTGCGCTGCAATTACTTTCGCGACGGCTATTCGCCGTGCAACAAACGCGAGCCAGGATCGGGATGTGCTGCCATCGACGGGCACAATCGCAGCGTCCATGCAGTGCTGGGCACCAGCGATCAGTGCATCGCCACTCACCCTTCGGACATGTGCGTGGCCATGGTCGCGATTGGCGCGACGGTCGAGGTGCAAGGCCCCAAAGGCAATCGCAGCATTGATTTCGCCGATTTCCACTTGCTGCCCGGCGCAACACCCTGGAAAGAGCACGCACTGCTGGACGATGAGCTGATCACCCACGTGGTGCTGGACAAGCCATTGGCGGGGAGCCAATCGGCCTATCTGAAGCTGCGCGATCGTGCGTCTTACCAGTTCGCTCTGGCGTCCAGCGCGATCATCGTCGTCATGGAGGGCACTACCGTCCGCGATGCGCGAGTGGCGCTGGGCGGCGTCGGCACCAAACCCTGGCGTTCGGTGGAAGCCGAGCAGGCGCTCAAGGGCCAGCCACTGACGCCGCAGACCCTCGACAAGGTCGCCGCCATCGCGCTCAAGGGCGCCAAGGCCTATCGGCATAACGCTTACAAGATTGCCCTGGGGCAACAGGCGATCGTGCGCAACCTCAGCACCCTGACCGCCTGA
- a CDS encoding xanthine dehydrogenase family protein molybdopterin-binding subunit: MTDAIIGSAPRRIDGQRKVTGTAMYASDHHLNNMAYGYGVFSTVASGKITGLELDAARQSPGVLDILHHGNFPALYHNSTLPMSFAQILKAAKSDESRLPFEDDTVHYAGQFVALVVADTFEHARAAAYKIKVSYSKADAVANLEQGLKAGKLQDGSPGHARGDAAAAFDTAPHSIDATYSTPVETHNPMEMHATVASWEDGRLIVYEATQGVVAHRNSLAKIFGMIPEKVEVRAPFIGSGFGSKLWIWPHSVAACAAAKVLNRPVQLVVPRQQMFTTTGHRPETRQRMRLATDDKGKLVSVRHESINTTSFTDPYKENCGTSTKSLYSCANVLVSHKIIEVNRGTPTSMRAPGAAPGLFALESAMDEMADKVGMDPLAFRKLNVSERDESQNLPWSSNHLQECIDQAAERFGWSKRNPTPGSMKDGTEVIGYGMAACNWDAYRTPAEAQVSLRADGTAWAICGVQDIGTGTYTIVAQVVSSITGIAMDKIEVELGNSSFPPAPVSGGSWATASVLPAIAEATRQAVEQLKAFATAPKGVFAGIKPDQVSFEQGQLKSGDKVFAIADVLKAQKQANAFGEAKTGMNDTSKHSFRSFGVHFVEVRWDPGISRLRVARVVSAIDVGKVINQKTALNQVEGAIVMGVGMALFEATDYDERNGMPVNNNYAEYVVPVHADQPEIDVILLDYPDLELNEFGARGIGEIGITGLAAAVANAVSHATGKRIRDLPITLDKLMELPPTMKV, encoded by the coding sequence ATGACTGACGCAATCATTGGCTCGGCACCGCGTCGCATCGACGGCCAACGTAAGGTCACCGGCACTGCGATGTACGCCTCCGACCATCACTTGAACAACATGGCATACGGCTACGGCGTGTTCAGCACCGTTGCCAGCGGCAAGATCACCGGCCTTGAGCTGGACGCTGCACGCCAGTCGCCGGGCGTGCTGGACATCCTGCACCACGGTAATTTCCCGGCGCTGTACCACAACTCGACGCTGCCGATGTCCTTCGCGCAGATCCTCAAAGCGGCGAAGTCCGACGAAAGCCGACTGCCGTTCGAGGATGACACGGTGCATTACGCCGGCCAGTTCGTTGCGCTGGTGGTGGCCGACACGTTTGAACACGCTCGGGCCGCGGCCTACAAGATCAAGGTCAGCTACAGCAAGGCCGACGCGGTGGCCAATCTCGAACAGGGCTTAAAGGCTGGCAAGCTGCAGGACGGTAGCCCGGGCCACGCGCGCGGTGACGCAGCCGCCGCCTTCGATACCGCGCCGCACAGCATCGATGCCACCTATTCGACGCCGGTCGAAACCCACAACCCGATGGAAATGCACGCCACCGTCGCGAGTTGGGAAGATGGCCGGCTGATCGTTTACGAAGCCACTCAAGGGGTGGTCGCGCACCGCAACTCGCTGGCGAAGATTTTCGGGATGATCCCGGAGAAGGTCGAGGTGCGGGCGCCGTTTATCGGTTCCGGCTTTGGCAGCAAATTATGGATCTGGCCGCATTCAGTCGCCGCCTGCGCCGCTGCCAAAGTGCTCAATCGCCCGGTGCAGCTGGTGGTCCCGCGTCAGCAGATGTTCACCACCACCGGACATCGTCCGGAAACCCGCCAGCGCATGCGCCTGGCCACCGATGACAAGGGCAAGCTGGTATCGGTGCGCCACGAATCCATTAACACCACGTCGTTCACCGACCCGTACAAGGAAAACTGCGGTACCTCGACCAAGAGCCTGTACAGCTGCGCCAACGTGCTGGTCAGCCACAAGATCATCGAGGTCAACCGCGGCACGCCGACCTCCATGCGCGCACCGGGGGCGGCCCCGGGGCTGTTCGCGCTGGAATCGGCAATGGACGAGATGGCCGACAAGGTGGGCATGGACCCGCTGGCGTTCCGCAAGCTGAACGTGTCCGAGCGCGACGAAAGCCAGAACCTGCCGTGGTCGAGCAATCACCTGCAGGAGTGCATTGATCAGGCCGCCGAGCGCTTTGGCTGGAGCAAGCGCAACCCGACGCCGGGCTCGATGAAAGACGGCACGGAAGTCATCGGTTATGGCATGGCGGCCTGCAACTGGGACGCTTACCGCACGCCGGCAGAAGCCCAGGTGTCGTTGCGCGCCGACGGCACGGCCTGGGCGATTTGCGGGGTGCAGGACATCGGTACCGGCACTTACACCATCGTTGCCCAGGTGGTCAGCAGCATTACCGGCATTGCGATGGACAAGATCGAGGTCGAGCTCGGCAATTCGTCCTTTCCGCCTGCGCCGGTCTCGGGCGGATCATGGGCGACGGCCAGCGTGCTGCCGGCGATCGCCGAGGCCACCCGTCAGGCAGTGGAGCAGTTGAAGGCCTTTGCGACCGCACCCAAGGGTGTCTTTGCCGGGATCAAGCCGGATCAAGTGAGCTTCGAGCAGGGTCAGCTGAAAAGCGGCGACAAGGTGTTCGCCATTGCCGACGTGCTCAAGGCACAGAAACAGGCCAACGCCTTCGGTGAGGCGAAGACCGGCATGAACGACACCAGCAAGCACTCGTTTCGCTCGTTTGGCGTGCATTTTGTCGAGGTGCGCTGGGACCCGGGCATCTCGCGGCTGCGCGTGGCTCGCGTCGTCAGCGCCATTGACGTCGGCAAGGTGATCAACCAGAAGACCGCGCTTAATCAGGTCGAAGGCGCGATTGTGATGGGTGTAGGGATGGCGCTGTTCGAGGCCACCGATTACGACGAACGCAACGGCATGCCGGTCAACAACAACTACGCCGAGTACGTGGTGCCGGTGCACGCCGACCAACCGGAGATTGACGTGATCCTGCTGGATTACCCTGATCTGGAACTCAACGAGTTCGGCGCACGCGGCATCGGCGAGATTGGCATTACCGGCCTTGCCGCAGCGGTGGCCAACGCCGTTTCCCACGCCACGGGCAAACGCATTCGCGACCTGCCCATCACGCTGGACAAACTGATGGAGTTGCCGCCGACGATGAAGGTTTGA
- the xylB gene encoding xylulokinase — protein MNDAVSLGIDLGTSELKAILLDAEGAVLAQAGARIDISRRQAGWSEQNPADWWHACSSALERLRQQSPEAWARVACIGLSGQMHGAVLLDAAEQVLYPAILWDDSRAVHQAAQLNEDFPDYAQVTGSLAMAGLTAPKLLWMQQDEPEVFARIASVLSPKDYLRLLLTGEQVSDMSDAAGTLWLDVAQRQWYAPMLHATGLSVEHMPRLLEANECSGGLSAQVADMLGLAPNLPVAAGGGDNPVSAVGIGAVNAGDAFVTLGTSAAIVAITDHPAGNPGSAVHSFCHALPQRWYTMGAMLTGASALRWVTRLLGQPSEQALLDQVGAALPVDQPVSIGNPLFLPYLAGERTPHNDPLLRGGFMNLGHDSTPAMLGYAVLEGVGFGLLDAMNATLSAGATINACALVGGGARSEYWAQLLANILNREVYTLHGSELSACIGAAKLGFMAIGQGADLLAQGMPVKTRYQPMPAVQEVLRARYGKFKGLLAAAQGLRE, from the coding sequence ATGAACGACGCTGTTTCTCTGGGCATCGACCTCGGCACCTCCGAGCTCAAAGCCATTTTGCTGGACGCCGAAGGGGCGGTTCTCGCGCAGGCGGGTGCGCGTATCGACATCAGCCGCCGCCAGGCTGGCTGGTCGGAGCAGAACCCCGCCGACTGGTGGCACGCATGCTCTTCGGCGCTGGAGCGGTTGCGCCAACAGTCGCCCGAGGCCTGGGCCCGGGTAGCGTGCATCGGCCTGTCGGGTCAGATGCATGGCGCAGTGCTGCTGGATGCGGCGGAGCAGGTGCTGTATCCGGCGATCCTCTGGGACGACTCCCGTGCCGTGCATCAGGCGGCGCAACTCAATGAGGATTTCCCCGATTACGCGCAGGTCACCGGCAGCCTGGCCATGGCCGGACTCACCGCGCCGAAGCTGTTGTGGATGCAGCAAGACGAGCCCGAGGTATTCGCGCGTATTGCCAGCGTGCTGTCGCCCAAGGATTACCTGCGCTTGCTGCTGACGGGCGAGCAGGTCAGTGACATGTCGGACGCCGCCGGGACCTTGTGGCTGGATGTGGCGCAGCGCCAGTGGTACGCGCCGATGCTCCACGCCACGGGTCTTTCGGTTGAGCACATGCCGAGGCTGCTGGAGGCTAACGAATGCTCTGGCGGACTGAGCGCGCAAGTGGCCGACATGCTCGGCCTGGCTCCGAATCTTCCGGTGGCGGCGGGGGGCGGGGACAACCCGGTCTCGGCCGTGGGCATCGGTGCGGTCAATGCCGGTGATGCCTTCGTCACCCTGGGCACCAGCGCAGCGATTGTGGCGATCACCGACCATCCGGCCGGCAATCCGGGCAGCGCGGTGCACAGCTTTTGCCACGCCTTGCCGCAGCGCTGGTACACCATGGGCGCGATGCTGACGGGGGCGAGCGCCCTGCGGTGGGTGACGCGTTTGTTGGGCCAGCCCAGCGAGCAAGCGCTGCTCGATCAGGTCGGTGCCGCGCTGCCGGTGGATCAGCCGGTCAGCATCGGCAATCCGTTGTTTCTGCCCTATCTGGCCGGTGAGCGCACGCCGCACAATGATCCACTGCTGCGCGGCGGTTTCATGAACCTGGGGCATGACAGCACGCCGGCGATGCTGGGTTACGCGGTGCTCGAAGGCGTCGGCTTTGGCTTGCTGGACGCGATGAACGCAACCCTGTCGGCTGGCGCCACGATCAACGCGTGTGCGCTGGTGGGTGGCGGCGCGCGCAGCGAATACTGGGCGCAGTTGCTGGCCAACATCCTCAACCGCGAGGTTTACACCCTGCACGGCAGTGAGCTCAGTGCCTGCATCGGCGCGGCGAAGCTGGGATTCATGGCGATCGGGCAGGGCGCTGACTTGCTGGCGCAAGGGATGCCGGTGAAGACCCGCTATCAACCGATGCCGGCGGTGCAGGAAGTGCTGAGAGCGCGTTATGGCAAGTTCAAAGGATTGCTGGCAGCCGCGCAGGGACTGCGCGAGTGA
- a CDS encoding LacI family DNA-binding transcriptional regulator, with product MIKMEDVARQARVSTSTVSHVLNGTRKVSVKTVEAVQRAVRDLGYIPNTLARSLARSRSHTIGVAISALSNHYFSETVHAIETECARHGIMMLFVDTHDDPDQELRVVQALHHRRVDGILLAPSSDPQQAALKYLTGNAIPSVLVDRMAVEGFDQVGVENRQSTGELVDHLVHHGHRRIGMIAGHRGLSTTEERIEGYRMALDRAGLTWDRQLLVDGESNSESARVATTTLLQLETPPTAILAANNLMTIGAMHALRDANIAVPEQMALVGFDDFDWADFFLPRLSVVAQPVQALGARAVQLLLQRIEDPDGERLTEQLAPTLRIRNSCGCR from the coding sequence GTGATCAAAATGGAGGACGTGGCGCGGCAGGCGCGGGTCTCGACGTCGACTGTCTCCCACGTGCTCAACGGCACGCGCAAGGTCAGCGTGAAGACGGTGGAAGCAGTGCAGCGAGCGGTCCGGGACTTGGGCTACATCCCCAACACCCTGGCGCGTTCGCTGGCCCGCTCGCGCAGCCACACCATCGGCGTGGCGATCTCGGCGCTGTCGAACCACTATTTCAGCGAAACGGTGCATGCCATTGAAACCGAGTGCGCGCGCCACGGCATCATGATGCTGTTCGTCGATACCCATGACGATCCGGACCAGGAGCTGCGTGTAGTGCAAGCCCTGCATCACCGCCGCGTGGACGGCATTCTGCTCGCGCCGTCCAGCGACCCGCAGCAGGCGGCGCTGAAATACCTCACCGGCAATGCCATCCCCAGCGTGCTGGTGGACCGAATGGCTGTCGAAGGGTTTGATCAGGTCGGCGTCGAGAATCGTCAGTCCACGGGCGAACTGGTGGACCATCTGGTCCACCACGGGCACCGGCGCATCGGCATGATCGCCGGGCATCGCGGCCTGAGCACGACCGAGGAGCGGATCGAAGGCTATCGTATGGCGCTTGATCGTGCGGGTCTTACCTGGGACCGACAATTGCTGGTCGATGGTGAATCCAACAGCGAGTCGGCGCGTGTCGCCACCACCACACTTCTGCAGCTGGAGACGCCGCCCACTGCGATTCTGGCGGCCAATAACCTGATGACCATCGGCGCCATGCACGCCTTGCGTGATGCCAACATTGCCGTCCCGGAGCAAATGGCCCTGGTCGGTTTTGATGATTTTGATTGGGCGGATTTTTTTCTGCCGCGCCTGAGTGTGGTTGCTCAGCCAGTCCAGGCCCTCGGTGCGCGGGCGGTGCAGCTGCTGCTGCAACGCATCGAAGACCCGGACGGCGAGCGCCTGACCGAGCAATTGGCACCCACCTTACGCATTCGCAATTCGTGCGGCTGCCGCTGA